The genomic segment TGAAGCTTTACAAATTTATGATGGAATAAAAAATCAAGAATATAGTATTGAACATATCATGCCTCAAAGATTAAGTCGTCAATGGATTGATGATTTAGGACCTGATTATAAGCGAATTCATGATACCTATTTACATTCAATTGGTAATTTGACAATAACAGGCTATAACTCTAAATACAGTAATAAATCTTTTGGTGAAAAGCAAACGATGGAAAAGGGATTTAAAGATAGTCACTTTGTTAATCTTAATAGGTTAACAGCAAATGTACCTAATTGGGGCGAGAAGGAAATACTGGAGCGTACAGAAGATTTAATTCAGACAGCATTAAATATCTGGCCTTATCCTCAAACAGAATTTATACCATCATATGAAGAAAAGTCTATGATTATTTATGATGGAGAGCAACACTTTACTAATTATCAAATTAAAGGATACAGTTTCATATCTGATGAATATCAACCAATCAGTTCTTGGAAAGACTTTTATGTAAATATAATCAAACAGTTAGCTGATATTAATTTAAATCCTTTAATGGACCTGTCGAAAATAGAAAGCCAATCAGGATTGGAAGGAATGTTTTCAGATAGTCCAAATGCAGTAAATAGTGAAATACTTCCGGGATTATATGTTTTCTCTTCACTTTCAAATTGGAGAAAGATGAACTATATAAAACAATTATTGGAACTTTACCAAATTGAGTATGATACATTAATGATTGATGCAGTATTATATGAAAGTAAAACTGATGTAACCGAAGTTTCTTAAACGATTATGTTATGTAAATATTGCATTTGTATTATCAATTTCATATAAAAAAGTGAATCTGATTTTTCATAAAAATTAACTTAAGCACAATAAATACAATGTCGTATTTATTATGTTCTTGATTTTTCACAAACTTTACTAAGAAAAAGAGCTAGTCTACAATGGTTAAAACATTATTAGTGAAAAGATTGTAAGAGAGGCGTAAGGCAAAAAATACTCGTTAACCTTTATATGAATAAGGTTAACGAGTATTTTTGTATTCTTACAGCCATTCTTTATTGAACTTAATATAAATCATTTTGACTACTTGAGTCGTCAAAATATAAGCTGAGACAATTAGTATCATCCATTTCCAATAAGTTGCTGGCAGTGCTACAAAGTCAAAAAATGTTCCGAATGTGCTGCCTGGAATCAATACAGCAGCAACTATCACACCAAGTGTGGATAACATTACGCTTAAACTGGCTCTACTTTGGATAAATGGAATTTTTTTCGTTCTGATAACATGTACGACAACAGTTTGAGTGATCAAGCCAATCACAAACCAACCAGTATGGAATAGTGCAGCATCTTGGACGGTATTGGCTTGGAAAACAAACCACATTAAAATAAAGGTTAGAATATCAAAAATAGAACTAATGGGACCAATACTAAACGTAAATTTCAAAAAATCTGACGTTCCCCATTTAGCAGGTTTCATTAAGTCTTCAGGATCCATTTTATCCCAAGGAATTGTTAATTGCGCAACATCATAAATAAGATTTTGTACTAAGAGTTGAATCGAAAGCATGGGTAAGAATGGTAGAAAGGCACTAGCTACTAAGACACTAAACACATTTCCAAAGTTTGAACTAATCGTCATCTTGATGTATTTCATCATATTTCCAAAAACAGTCCGACCTTCTAAAACGCCATCTTCTAAAACCGTCAAACTTTTTTCCAGCAGAATAATTGAACTGGCTTCTTTAGTAATATCGGCTGCAGTATCAACAGAAATACCTACATCAGCGGTTCTCAATGCTGGTGCATCATTGATCCCATCACCCATAAATCCAACAGTGTGTCCTTTTTGTTGTAACAATCCAATGATTCTGGATTTTTGAGTTGGGTTTAATTTAGCAAAAAGATTCACTTTTTCTGTAGCGTCCATCAATTCAGTATCTGTCATGGATTCAAGTTCCGTTCCAAGGATTGCTCGATCGACTTGGATTCCGACATCTTTGCAGATTTTTTGAGCAACGATCTCATTATCGCCAGTCAATACTTTTACATTCACACCATGTTTATGAAGTGATTTAATAGCTGTGATAGAAGATTGTTTTGGCGGATCTAAGAATCCCATAAAACCAACAAGGATCATATCAGACTCGTCTTTAATGGAATAGACAGCTGAATCATAAACGTTTTGTTTATACGCAACACCAAGGGCACGCATGCCTTCTTTATTCATCTTGATGCTGACTTCTTCCATCGTTTTTTGTAGTTCAGGTGTTAATGGAATAATTTCGTTATTTAATTCTACATACTGACAAACTTTCAGCATTTCTTCTACGGCGCCTTTCGTGATCATCAATTGCTGATCGCCTGCTTT from the Carnobacterium inhibens subsp. inhibens DSM 13024 genome contains:
- the mgtA gene encoding magnesium-translocating P-type ATPase — its product is MTNKKKSIYTEKKSKNNQLKELGYLKEEAVLKQLKSNALGLSNQEAEKRLEEFGLNEVAVQKPTPWYLLLLQAFKDPFIYVLTLLLVVSAATKDFEASIVMAMMILFSAGLHFIQEYRSQKASLALKELIETTCAVTRDGVTKEIPIDEVVPGDIVTLSTGDLIPADSRLIWAKDLFVNQSSMTGESMPIEKLTSLKKEKEDSQLTALDLPNLLFMGTDVLSGQGKVVVVKTGEDTLFGDIATQSSKSRGETSFDRGVKNVSKLLIRFMLVMVPIVFLINGISKGDWSEAFFFSIAVAVGLTPEMLPMIITSNLAKGAITMSKKKVIVKELNAIQNLGAMDVLCTDKTGTITEDKVILVQHVNPVGEESERVLELAYMNSNYQTGWKNVMDHAVIEYFNENREENELEKIEKIDEIPFDFSRRRLTVAVKAGDQQLMITKGAVEEMLKVCQYVELNNEIIPLTPELQKTMEEVSIKMNKEGMRALGVAYKQNVYDSAVYSIKDESDMILVGFMGFLDPPKQSSITAIKSLHKHGVNVKVLTGDNEIVAQKICKDVGIQVDRAILGTELESMTDTELMDATEKVNLFAKLNPTQKSRIIGLLQQKGHTVGFMGDGINDAPALRTADVGISVDTAADITKEASSIILLEKSLTVLEDGVLEGRTVFGNMMKYIKMTISSNFGNVFSVLVASAFLPFLPMLSIQLLVQNLIYDVAQLTIPWDKMDPEDLMKPAKWGTSDFLKFTFSIGPISSIFDILTFILMWFVFQANTVQDAALFHTGWFVIGLITQTVVVHVIRTKKIPFIQSRASLSVMLSTLGVIVAAVLIPGSTFGTFFDFVALPATYWKWMILIVSAYILTTQVVKMIYIKFNKEWL